Proteins encoded within one genomic window of Anastrepha ludens isolate Willacy chromosome 4, idAnaLude1.1, whole genome shotgun sequence:
- the LOC128861081 gene encoding G-protein coupled receptor Mth2-like yields MRNSSKIQLILVTLVAQLVQRFTAANISNCEFEDTVSLKNIRPQKDGSYVYEGVHIPKNLTASYDYEKRYDGTRHVVSPHMRGCVCKLKKCIKLCCKPDELLDMDSKTCIKLNKGRMEYLPKILMFTDKYHNNGFIDVSKNFIHQLGIPCDTLEVLNPLLYRSDLTLLIDNGTLIRPIDRKFIPKSEYCLTPFWYNETLSLNPVICYENEPINVLNHLNVLLLAISLPFFVATIWVYLYIPKLHCLHNSCLVGYLSTFTLGSSILVSTLWVQYSTAACQAVGFLCYFSLMSAFCWLNISCFDLWRSVRSIRYQLQPTNPRMRFIYYSIHVWTAAFAFTIATIAIEFSSVDEAWKSGIGNGQCFIKTNDWSAVFYFYGPTGLLILFNVIFFTLCAIDICQIKEAAHEFESEKSQQYKFATFLRLFIVMGVSWIMELLSYLFFKDVKVLFTISDLFNASQGIILFILLVLRRRILVLLKDRWNS; encoded by the exons ATGCGTAATAGTTCGAAGATCCAACTAATTTTGGTGACGCTTGTGGCTCAGCTTGTCCAACGATTTACAGCTGCCAACATATCAAATTGTGAATTCGAAGACACCGTTAGTCTGAAAAATATACGCCCACAGAAAGATGGCTCGTATGTTTATGAAGGAgttcatattccaaaaaatttgaCAGCCTCTTATGATTATGAGAAGCGCTACGATGGAACACGGCATGTTGTTTCTCCACATATGAGAGGCTGTGTGTGTAAATTGAAGAAATGTATCAAACTCTGCTGCAAACCCGATGAATTGCTGGATATGGACTCGAAAACATGCATCAAGCTCAACAAGGGACGAATggaatatttaccaaaaattttaatgtttacGGACAAATACCACAATAACGGTTTCATCGATGTGTCTAAAAATTTCATACACCAGCTGGGTATCCCCTGCGACACGCTTGAAGTGTTAAATCCTCTACTATACAGAAGTGACCTCACCCTTTTAATTGAT AATGGTACCTTAATACGCCCGATCGATAGGAAATTCATACCAAAAAGTGAATATTGTTTAACACCTTTCTGGTACAACGAAACTTTGAGTTTAAATCCCGTCATCTGTTATGAAAATGAGCCCATCAATGTCTTAAATCATTTGAATGTATTAC taTTGGCGATTTCGCTGCCATTTTTCGTGGCGACAATTtgggtatatttgtatatacctAAGCTCCATTGTCTTCATAACAGCTGCTTAGTCGGCTATCTCAGCACTTTCACCTTGGGGAGTTCAATACTGGTTTCTACACTTTGGGTGCAATACAGTACCGCAGCCTGTCAAGCCGTGG GTTTCCTGTGTTACTTCTCCTTAATGTCAGCTTTCTGCTGGTTAAATATTAGTTGTTTCGACCTCTGGCGAAGCGTGCGAAGCATCAGATACCAGCTCCAACCGACCAATCCGAGGATGCGATTCATTTACTATTCGATACACGTCTGGACAGCTGCATTTGCTTTTACTATAGCGACGATAGCTATAGAGTTTTCAAGCGTGGATGAAGCTTGGAAATCGGGAATCGGTAATGGTCaatgttttataaaaa CGAATGACTGGTCAGCCGTATTTTATTTCTATGGACCTACTGGTTTGCTGATTTTATTCAACGTTATATTTTTCACATTGTGTGCCATTGATATTTGCCAAATCAAGGAAGCTGCCCATGAGTTcgaaagtgaaaaaagtcaACAATACAA ATTCGCTACATTTCTGCGCTTATTCATTGTGATGGGTGTTTCATGGATTATGGAGCTGCTgtcgtatttgttttttaaggaTGTAAAAGTTCTTTTTACAATCTCCGATCTATTCAATGCCTCACAGGGAATAATATTATTCATTTTACTTGTATTGAGACGAAGAATACTGGTGTTGCTGAAGGATAG GTGGAACTCATAA